Proteins encoded together in one Deinococcus irradiatisoli window:
- a CDS encoding phosphoribosylanthranilate isomerase, with amino-acid sequence MLRTRVKICGTTTVGDALLAAEAGADAVGLIFAPGSKRLISAVQAREISLALGPAVGRVGVFLGQEIDEVLRLAEAARVSAVQLHGPLSSLELSQVAGYYPVLRVLRPQDLAQAAHLAWPPHVTPMLDAPQPGSGQSLDWAGLAPQVPAGIWLAGGLGPLNVGQAMRALRPAGVDAVSALELRPGIKDPDALRAFVAAVRRADAELA; translated from the coding sequence ATGCTCCGTACCCGCGTCAAGATCTGCGGCACCACCACGGTCGGCGACGCCCTGCTCGCCGCTGAAGCCGGTGCCGACGCGGTGGGTCTGATCTTCGCACCCGGCAGCAAACGCCTGATCTCGGCGGTGCAGGCCCGCGAGATTTCGCTGGCGCTGGGACCGGCAGTGGGGCGCGTGGGCGTCTTCCTGGGGCAGGAGATAGACGAGGTGCTGCGGCTGGCCGAGGCGGCCCGGGTCTCGGCGGTGCAGCTTCACGGCCCGCTGTCAAGCCTTGAGCTTTCGCAGGTCGCCGGGTATTATCCCGTTCTGCGGGTGCTCCGGCCGCAGGACCTGGCCCAGGCGGCGCACCTCGCGTGGCCGCCGCACGTCACGCCGATGCTCGACGCGCCCCAGCCGGGCAGCGGGCAGTCGCTCGACTGGGCCGGTCTGGCGCCGCAGGTTCCGGCCGGGATCTGGCTGGCCGGCGGCCTGGGACCGCTGAATGTGGGCCAGGCCATGCGGGCGCTGCGACCCGCCGGGGTGGACGCGGTGAGCGCCCTGGAGCTTCGCCCCGGCATAAAAGACCCCGACGCGCTGCGCGCCTTTGTCGCGGCAGTGCGCCGGGCCGACGCCGAACTCGCCTGA
- a CDS encoding DNA polymerase III → MTLTAPRLPRLPQAHAALLPALGRRQGNAWLLTGPARLGKRSLASVVAALHNCAAPEEAGPCGECASCRAAALGAHPDVLVLSPRSVTSTGKAARRKIIPIGAVLAARDRDKDYETHVYEFLEVRPTYRRRVVIVDGAEHLNAETANALLKLIEEPPHGALFLLLAEDVRSVIPTLVSRSGRVGVPPVPPGDLARWLALEGQEVEPELLDFAAGRAGLLSDVDAVRAALNEARSLTDAVREGLWAALEAAAALEKTFSPALHPEALRFVWRTEAAAVRAGADQALEALLEVLEAYANPGLSFQVFALALREAFGA, encoded by the coding sequence GTGACCCTGACGGCGCCGCGCCTGCCGCGTCTGCCCCAGGCGCACGCGGCCCTGCTGCCGGCACTCGGCCGCAGGCAGGGCAACGCCTGGCTGCTGACCGGCCCGGCCCGGCTGGGCAAACGGTCGCTGGCGAGCGTGGTGGCGGCGCTGCACAACTGCGCCGCGCCGGAGGAGGCCGGGCCGTGCGGCGAGTGCGCGTCCTGCCGGGCCGCCGCGCTGGGCGCGCACCCGGACGTGCTGGTTCTCTCGCCGCGCAGCGTCACCAGCACCGGCAAGGCCGCCCGGCGCAAGATCATCCCCATCGGGGCGGTGCTGGCGGCCCGCGACCGCGACAAGGACTATGAAACGCACGTCTACGAGTTTCTGGAGGTGCGCCCCACCTACCGGCGGCGGGTGGTGATCGTGGACGGCGCCGAGCACCTCAATGCCGAGACCGCCAACGCCCTGCTCAAACTCATCGAGGAGCCGCCACACGGCGCGCTGTTTCTCCTGCTGGCCGAGGATGTGCGCTCGGTGATTCCCACCCTGGTCAGCCGCTCCGGGCGCGTGGGGGTGCCGCCGGTGCCGCCGGGCGATCTGGCGCGCTGGCTGGCGCTGGAAGGGCAGGAGGTGGAGCCGGAACTGCTCGACTTCGCTGCTGGCCGCGCCGGTCTGCTCTCGGACGTAGATGCAGTGCGGGCCGCCCTGAATGAAGCCCGCAGCCTCACCGACGCCGTCAGGGAGGGGCTGTGGGCGGCGCTGGAAGCCGCCGCCGCGCTGGAAAAAACCTTCTCGCCGGCGCTGCACCCCGAAGCGCTGCGTTTCGTGTGGCGCACCGAGGCGGCCGCCGTGCGGGCCGGGGCCGACCAGGCGCTGGAAGCGCTGCTCGAAGTGCTGGAAGCCTACGCCAATCCGGGCCTGAGCTTTCAGGTGTTCGCCCTGGCGCTGCGTGAAGCGTTCGGGGCCTGA
- a CDS encoding metallophosphoesterase family protein: MRVLLLSDIHANFTALEAVLSDAQPRKFSHVVHLGDAVGYGPHPREVLSALRNLEAVCVMGNHDRMLLDRADGLNMRVSIVSQALSWQLERLSERDLAWIRSWRDGIDDPDTGARYRHGTPLSLDDYADSVTAAREAFAGWHGRLAFVGHTHHPAVYATLNAPVGEWVKHQAFVQGGSYMVPPSARVILNPGSVGQPRDGNPQASYAIYDSARGHFQVFRVDYDVAQVQADVQQAGLPEVLGSRLLLGK; the protein is encoded by the coding sequence GTGCGGGTGCTGCTGCTTTCCGACATTCACGCCAATTTCACGGCCCTGGAGGCGGTGCTGAGCGATGCCCAGCCGCGCAAGTTCAGCCATGTCGTGCATCTGGGTGACGCGGTGGGGTACGGTCCCCATCCCCGCGAGGTGCTGTCGGCGCTGCGTAACCTCGAAGCGGTCTGCGTGATGGGCAACCACGACCGCATGCTGCTCGACCGTGCCGACGGCCTGAACATGCGTGTCAGCATCGTCTCGCAGGCGCTGTCCTGGCAACTCGAGCGCCTATCGGAGCGCGATCTGGCCTGGATTCGCAGCTGGCGCGACGGCATCGACGATCCCGACACCGGAGCGCGCTACCGCCACGGCACGCCGCTGAGCCTCGACGACTACGCCGACTCGGTGACGGCCGCCCGCGAAGCGTTCGCCGGCTGGCACGGGCGGCTGGCCTTCGTGGGCCACACCCACCACCCGGCGGTCTACGCCACCCTGAATGCCCCGGTGGGCGAGTGGGTCAAGCATCAGGCCTTCGTGCAGGGCGGCAGCTACATGGTGCCGCCCAGCGCCCGGGTGATTCTCAACCCCGGCTCGGTGGGCCAGCCGCGCGACGGCAATCCGCAGGCCAGCTACGCCATCTACGACAGCGCGCGCGGCCACTTTCAGGTGTTCCGGGTCGATTACGACGTGGCCCAGGTGCAGGCCGACGTGCAGCAGGCCGGCCTGCCGGAAGTGCTGGGCTCGCGCCTGCTGCTGGGCAAATGA
- the hemW gene encoding radical SAM family heme chaperone HemW, whose product MSALSPAPPVKHLYVHVPFCPSICPYCDFHVLTRRSGQVEAYLEQLEREAAVLAKLYTADLETVYLGGGTPSFLRDEELARLTDTLRRHFGWGRLENTLEVNPGTVSPARAAHWRQVGFDRASVGVQSLHDPTLRFLGRQHSAEQARSAVRELIGAGFRVSGDLITAVAGQPLDSDIAGLVALGVGHVSAYTLTIEPGTPFARRGVTVAEEDEEAGFTRTAQLLTAAGFGRYEISNYARPGQESRHNSAYWQNRFYLGLGPGAAGHYPPPSALLKAERRTNPTLPGWLAHDFAHGPAGQSEAVDAEEHVTDALFMGLRTRVGVNLAELSRSSGLDVAGRYAAPLKRHLDAGLLIRQGEQLRASEQGWWLLNKVLGDFVNA is encoded by the coding sequence GTGAGCGCGCTTTCCCCTGCCCCGCCTGTCAAGCACCTCTACGTGCATGTGCCGTTTTGCCCCAGCATCTGCCCGTACTGCGACTTTCATGTGCTGACGCGCCGCAGCGGGCAGGTCGAAGCCTACCTGGAGCAGCTCGAACGCGAGGCGGCGGTTCTCGCCAAGCTTTACACCGCCGATCTGGAGACGGTCTACCTCGGCGGCGGCACGCCCAGCTTCCTGCGCGACGAGGAACTCGCCCGGCTGACCGACACCCTTCGCCGCCATTTCGGCTGGGGCCGCCTGGAAAACACCCTGGAAGTCAATCCCGGCACCGTCAGTCCGGCGCGGGCGGCGCACTGGCGCCAGGTGGGCTTCGACCGCGCCTCGGTGGGGGTGCAGAGCCTGCACGACCCGACCCTGCGCTTCCTGGGCCGCCAACACAGCGCCGAGCAGGCCCGCTCGGCGGTGCGCGAGTTGATCGGCGCCGGGTTCAGGGTCAGCGGCGACCTGATCACGGCGGTGGCCGGGCAGCCGCTGGACAGCGACATCGCCGGGCTGGTGGCGCTGGGGGTGGGGCACGTCAGCGCCTACACCCTCACCATCGAGCCGGGCACGCCGTTCGCCCGCCGGGGCGTCACGGTGGCCGAGGAAGACGAGGAAGCCGGCTTTACCCGCACGGCGCAGTTGCTAACGGCGGCGGGCTTCGGGCGCTACGAGATCAGCAACTACGCCCGCCCCGGCCAGGAATCGCGCCACAACAGCGCTTACTGGCAAAACCGCTTTTACCTGGGCCTGGGGCCGGGCGCGGCCGGGCATTACCCGCCGCCCAGCGCCTTGCTCAAGGCCGAGCGCCGCACCAACCCGACGCTCCCGGGGTGGCTCGCCCACGACTTTGCCCACGGCCCGGCCGGTCAGAGCGAAGCGGTGGACGCCGAGGAGCACGTCACCGACGCGCTGTTCATGGGCCTGCGGACGCGCGTCGGGGTGAACTTGGCCGAATTGTCGCGCTCAAGCGGGCTGGACGTGGCCGGGCGCTACGCCGCGCCGCTCAAGCGCCACCTCGACGCCGGCCTGCTGATCCGGCAGGGCGAGCAGTTGCGGGCCAGCGAGCAGGGCTGGTGGCTGCTCAATAAAGTACTCGGCGATTTCGTCAACGCCTGA
- the cutA gene encoding divalent-cation tolerance protein CutA, translating to MSLVVMVTVPPAAAAELARALVEHRLAGCVNMVPGVQTVYRWGSEVAEEPETLLLIKTNGERYPELERFIKERHPYEVPEIVALPVDRASPDFLRWLNGTLSLS from the coding sequence ATGTCATTGGTCGTGATGGTCACGGTGCCGCCCGCTGCTGCGGCGGAACTGGCGCGGGCACTGGTCGAGCACCGCCTGGCCGGCTGCGTGAATATGGTGCCGGGCGTGCAGACGGTCTACCGCTGGGGCAGTGAAGTGGCCGAGGAACCCGAAACGCTGCTGCTGATCAAGACCAACGGCGAGCGTTACCCGGAACTGGAGCGCTTCATCAAGGAGCGCCATCCCTACGAAGTGCCAGAGATCGTGGCCCTGCCGGTGGACCGCGCTTCGCCGGATTTCCTGCGCTGGCTCAACGGCACCCTCAGTTTGTCTTAG
- a CDS encoding macro domain-containing protein, with the protein MPLELVQGDITAERSCALVTAANAQLVGGGGVDGAIHRAAGPELLRAIRAIGGTPTGSAVITPAFDLGAQGVRHVIHAVGPIWRGGGHGEAELLAGAYRTSLQLALDAGCRSVSFPAISTGVYGYPLEDAAEVALQTIRAFLESQPELQVRLVLFDRQTLSTVQRVLDRLDS; encoded by the coding sequence ATGCCTCTTGAACTGGTGCAAGGTGACATCACGGCCGAGCGCAGCTGCGCCCTGGTCACGGCGGCCAACGCGCAACTGGTGGGCGGCGGCGGCGTGGACGGGGCCATTCACCGGGCAGCGGGGCCTGAACTGCTGCGGGCCATTCGCGCCATCGGGGGCACCCCGACGGGCAGCGCGGTGATCACCCCGGCCTTCGACCTCGGCGCTCAGGGCGTGCGGCACGTCATTCACGCGGTCGGACCGATCTGGCGCGGCGGCGGTCACGGCGAAGCCGAGCTGCTGGCCGGCGCGTACCGGACTTCCCTGCAACTGGCCCTGGACGCGGGCTGCCGGAGCGTTTCGTTTCCGGCGATCAGCACCGGCGTCTACGGTTACCCGCTGGAAGACGCCGCCGAGGTGGCCCTCCAAACGATCCGGGCGTTCCTGGAGAGCCAGCCTGAGCTTCAGGTGCGCCTGGTGCTGTTTGACAGGCAGACGCTGAGCACGGTGCAGCGCGTCCTCGACCGGCTGGATTCCTGA
- a CDS encoding cold-shock protein yields the protein MAAGRVKWFNAEKGFGFIECEGQPDVFAHYSAIKATGFRKLNEGDEVEFDIEPGKNGRGPQAANITVTKAAPESDRGGSFARSGGGNRW from the coding sequence ATGGCTGCAGGACGAGTAAAGTGGTTTAACGCGGAAAAAGGTTTCGGTTTCATCGAGTGCGAAGGTCAGCCCGACGTGTTCGCGCACTACAGCGCCATCAAGGCGACGGGCTTTCGCAAGCTCAATGAAGGCGACGAAGTCGAATTCGACATCGAGCCGGGCAAAAATGGCCGTGGCCCCCAAGCCGCCAACATCACCGTGACGAAAGCCGCGCCCGAAAGCGATCGTGGCGGCAGCTTCGCGCGCAGTGGTGGCGGCAACCGCTGGTAA
- a CDS encoding HAD-IIB family hydrolase: MSTPLPPRLLAFDLDGTLILEAGLVVPEATRAALKRLKRAGVKTAIITGRDQPPPGVLDAAQPEAVATSNGGRIDIGGELHQELRFSESELSAVLAHQLGEARVIAFTSRAVYIDVPPGLPAPVWLSRREHHPLSEVPVHEVIKVGFYHPEVGRWRDTLRGEYGHLVYTGAQDPYPEFLTVTPAGADKGAALSVIAEQLGIPMPQVMVFGDSDNDEAMFAVAGRAVQVGRLPLLERYAHARVEGPEVLGAYLHALADELEAEGRAPRKPQMQR; the protein is encoded by the coding sequence ATGTCCACGCCTTTGCCCCCCCGCCTGCTGGCCTTCGACCTCGACGGCACGCTGATTCTTGAAGCCGGCCTGGTGGTGCCGGAGGCCACCCGCGCCGCCCTGAAACGCCTCAAGCGCGCCGGGGTCAAGACGGCCATTATCACTGGCCGCGATCAACCGCCGCCCGGCGTGCTGGACGCCGCCCAGCCGGAAGCGGTCGCCACCAGCAACGGCGGACGCATCGACATCGGCGGCGAGCTGCACCAGGAGTTGCGCTTCAGCGAAAGCGAACTCTCGGCGGTGTTGGCCCACCAGCTGGGCGAGGCCCGCGTGATCGCCTTTACCAGCCGGGCAGTGTACATCGACGTGCCGCCGGGCCTGCCGGCGCCGGTGTGGCTCTCGCGCCGCGAGCACCACCCGCTGAGCGAGGTGCCGGTGCACGAGGTGATCAAGGTGGGCTTTTACCACCCGGAGGTGGGCCGCTGGCGCGACACCCTGCGCGGCGAGTACGGCCACCTGGTCTACACCGGCGCGCAGGACCCGTATCCGGAGTTTCTGACGGTCACGCCGGCCGGCGCCGACAAGGGCGCGGCCCTGAGCGTCATCGCCGAGCAGCTGGGCATCCCGATGCCGCAGGTGATGGTGTTCGGCGACAGCGACAACGACGAAGCGATGTTCGCGGTGGCGGGCCGGGCAGTGCAGGTGGGCCGCCTGCCGCTGCTGGAGCGGTATGCCCACGCCCGCGTCGAGGGTCCCGAGGTGCTGGGCGCGTACCTGCACGCGCTGGCCGACGAGCTGGAAGCCGAGGGAAGGGCGCCCCGGAAACCGCAGATGCAGCGCTGA
- a CDS encoding DR2241 family protein produces the protein MRSLVLIGHGSHLNPESASAVYAYADLLRAQGLFDEVVEGYWKEEPSLRQVLRTVQYTDVTVIPMFISEGYFTETVIPRELGLGHQGPVPPQGVARVIGGRTVRYTLPYGVHPRMSEVILARAREAYPDIRAEDTALIVLGHGTTRNENSNKVVYQNAERLRQGGEFAEVHTFFLDEEPKVVGWQEHVKARHVVLVPFFASEGWHTLETIPEDIGLTGPVTVFEDGPHGTQTVYYSKPVGTHPAVAEVIVQLAEEAHGASSQGGDIERGHHDAWSALMQLASDSLRLGEVLVRPADGLYEIRHALDEGKANEGLKTVVTPEGVRDHVRLDERGEYRPVHTLRNLARGWRAVLSAPDLQRALHYLYPAVVEESYAHHHHALRCTPWAATARRQTGIYAKVQKATPQQVETVARDVCGSCLKTRLWADQVLNRTFFAGVPGGIPCAEACTLLVAEVREEISGKAAAAHD, from the coding sequence ATGCGTTCCCTGGTGCTGATTGGTCACGGTTCCCACCTCAACCCCGAGTCGGCCTCGGCGGTCTACGCCTACGCCGATCTGCTGCGTGCCCAGGGCCTGTTCGACGAAGTGGTCGAAGGCTACTGGAAAGAAGAACCCTCGCTGCGGCAGGTGCTGCGAACGGTTCAGTACACCGATGTCACCGTCATTCCGATGTTCATCAGCGAGGGTTACTTCACCGAAACGGTGATTCCGCGCGAGCTGGGCCTGGGCCACCAGGGGCCGGTGCCGCCGCAGGGTGTGGCCCGCGTGATCGGCGGGCGCACGGTGCGCTATACCCTGCCCTACGGCGTGCATCCGCGCATGAGCGAAGTGATTTTGGCGCGGGCCCGCGAAGCCTACCCGGACATCCGCGCCGAGGACACCGCCCTGATCGTGCTGGGCCACGGCACCACCCGTAACGAGAACAGCAACAAGGTCGTGTATCAGAACGCCGAGCGCCTCAGGCAGGGCGGCGAATTCGCCGAAGTGCACACCTTCTTCCTCGACGAGGAACCCAAGGTGGTCGGCTGGCAGGAGCACGTCAAGGCCCGGCACGTGGTGCTGGTGCCGTTCTTTGCGTCCGAGGGCTGGCACACCCTGGAAACCATTCCCGAGGACATCGGGCTGACGGGTCCGGTGACGGTTTTCGAAGACGGTCCGCATGGGACGCAGACCGTGTATTACAGCAAGCCGGTCGGCACCCACCCGGCGGTGGCGGAAGTGATCGTCCAGCTGGCCGAGGAAGCCCACGGAGCCAGCAGTCAGGGCGGCGACATCGAGCGCGGCCACCACGACGCCTGGAGCGCCCTGATGCAGCTGGCGAGCGATTCGCTGCGCTTGGGCGAGGTGCTGGTGCGCCCGGCCGACGGTCTCTACGAGATTCGCCACGCCCTCGACGAGGGCAAGGCCAACGAGGGCCTCAAAACGGTGGTCACCCCCGAGGGGGTACGCGATCACGTGCGCCTCGACGAGCGCGGCGAGTACCGCCCGGTGCATACCCTCAGGAACCTGGCGCGCGGCTGGCGGGCGGTACTCTCGGCGCCGGACCTCCAGCGCGCCCTGCACTACCTGTACCCGGCGGTGGTCGAGGAAAGCTACGCCCACCACCACCACGCCCTGCGCTGCACCCCCTGGGCCGCCACCGCTCGGCGCCAGACCGGCATCTACGCCAAGGTGCAAAAAGCCACCCCGCAGCAGGTCGAGACGGTGGCGCGCGACGTGTGCGGCAGCTGCCTCAAGACCCGGCTGTGGGCCGATCAGGTCCTCAACCGCACCTTCTTTGCCGGCGTGCCGGGCGGCATTCCCTGCGCCGAGGCCTGCACCCTGCTGGTCGCTGAAGTGCGCGAGGAGATCAGCGGCAAGGCCGCCGCAGCCCACGACTGA
- a CDS encoding carbon-nitrogen hydrolase family protein, with amino-acid sequence MTTLRVAAAAYLCQQYAHWDDYEAALSGVVAAGVETGAGVLVLPEYASMELVSLLPHHLWPNVQAQRAAMQPLLPAFLDLHSRLSRQHGVYLLASSVPVEVTPSRYVNRAHFFGPDGTGDFQDKLVMTRFETEEWLIESGEGLKVFDTAYGKIGVNICYDAEFPDFARAQAAAGMDVLLVPSFTETRRGYHRVRVGSMARALENQIYTVHAPCLADALWTYALETAVGASAFYAPPDNGLPESGVLAEGAFDVPGWLSGDLDLDLIREVRRSGQVLGARDLTWAARQASSPVSSVPLGAGALHSTV; translated from the coding sequence ATGACCACTCTGCGCGTGGCCGCCGCCGCTTACCTGTGCCAGCAATATGCCCACTGGGACGACTACGAAGCGGCGCTCAGCGGCGTTGTCGCTGCAGGAGTCGAAACCGGCGCGGGAGTGCTGGTGCTGCCCGAGTACGCCAGCATGGAACTGGTCAGCCTGCTGCCTCACCACCTCTGGCCCAACGTGCAGGCCCAGCGCGCCGCGATGCAGCCGCTGCTGCCGGCCTTTCTCGATCTGCATTCGCGGCTCTCCCGCCAGCACGGGGTGTACCTGTTGGCCTCCAGTGTTCCGGTGGAAGTGACCCCCAGCCGCTACGTCAACCGCGCTCACTTCTTCGGGCCGGACGGTACGGGCGATTTTCAGGACAAGCTGGTGATGACCCGCTTCGAAACCGAGGAGTGGCTGATCGAGAGCGGCGAGGGCCTCAAGGTTTTCGACACCGCTTACGGCAAGATCGGCGTGAACATCTGCTACGACGCCGAGTTTCCCGATTTCGCCCGCGCTCAGGCGGCGGCGGGCATGGACGTGCTGCTGGTGCCGAGCTTTACCGAAACTCGGCGCGGCTACCACAGGGTGCGGGTGGGCAGCATGGCCCGCGCCCTGGAGAACCAGATCTACACGGTTCATGCCCCCTGCCTGGCCGACGCACTGTGGACCTACGCCCTGGAAACGGCCGTGGGGGCCAGCGCCTTTTACGCTCCGCCCGACAACGGACTGCCCGAGAGCGGCGTGCTGGCCGAGGGCGCTTTCGACGTGCCCGGCTGGCTCAGCGGTGATCTCGACCTCGACCTGATCCGTGAAGTGCGCCGCAGCGGTCAGGTGCTGGGGGCCCGCGACCTCACCTGGGCTGCCCGGCAGGCCAGCTCTCCCGTCAGCAGCGTTCCCCTGGGGGCCGGGGCGCTACACTCCACAGTGTGA
- a CDS encoding class I SAM-dependent methyltransferase yields the protein MTKPHSREWYAKLARDLGTYGQPWKRHIDGPDPELIYDALLSNLLGGGMWVLEAGCADGRDAARFGSYAAAWTGYDREEAFIRLAKQQAPQAAFAVWDGQSEVPLMLRGPYDLIVSRRGPTSVIDHLPAVAAPEARFLYVGPALNVPQVPEKLGAIGWQVLGEWRTQVRAWLPTEEADRARSAFLGEPHDPERWEREAEERGRAYWEERLTVLAAAN from the coding sequence GTGACCAAGCCCCATTCACGCGAATGGTACGCCAAGCTGGCCCGCGACCTGGGCACCTATGGCCAGCCCTGGAAGCGCCACATTGACGGCCCCGATCCGGAACTGATCTACGACGCGCTGCTCTCGAACCTGCTGGGCGGGGGCATGTGGGTGCTCGAAGCCGGCTGCGCCGACGGGCGCGACGCGGCCCGCTTCGGCAGTTACGCCGCCGCCTGGACCGGGTACGACCGGGAAGAGGCGTTCATCCGGCTGGCCAAACAGCAAGCGCCGCAGGCGGCCTTCGCGGTCTGGGACGGCCAAAGCGAAGTGCCGCTGATGCTGCGCGGCCCCTACGACCTGATCGTGTCGCGCCGGGGACCGACCAGCGTGATCGATCACCTGCCGGCCGTGGCGGCCCCGGAAGCCCGCTTTTTGTACGTGGGACCGGCGCTGAATGTGCCCCAAGTGCCGGAGAAGCTCGGCGCCATCGGCTGGCAGGTGCTGGGCGAGTGGCGCACGCAGGTGCGGGCCTGGCTGCCCACCGAGGAGGCCGACCGCGCCCGCTCGGCGTTTCTGGGCGAGCCGCACGACCCCGAGCGCTGGGAGCGCGAAGCCGAGGAACGCGGCCGGGCCTACTGGGAAGAGCGCCTGACCGTGCTGGCCGCCGCGAATTAG
- a CDS encoding tetratricopeptide repeat protein → MKKVSYVATLLAAMTLNLAAAQTAPSTTTPNTAAPNTDAPLSAAAAAQQARDLAEQARTTLPKSDWNIDRVPWKQAAAYADQAVNAEPNNPDYLLLRANIYTDVGFWKQAERSWDAYLALKPDDNAARSKAANVQYNIGYAAYSRGDLVSAPLFFQKCSQLQPDNVACLIWNARVALEGGSYADAQRLYEQAAQLSPNDKTVTYFLQVARNAGKYGPAATTAFSRAYEAIDKGDKAGALTLYQQATAAAPNFLDAWREQGRLALELGNLLAATAAYTAATALPGASAADRYNLGLVQEAQGVGLAAVQAFRAAYSQYAAGDKAAAEAGFIKATQLSPKYAKAWAWVGRTAYERKDYPAAASAYGQAVALDPNDKASAYYLKLAQQGK, encoded by the coding sequence ATGAAAAAAGTTTCTTACGTTGCGACCCTGCTGGCGGCCATGACGCTGAACCTGGCGGCGGCCCAGACCGCGCCCAGCACGACCACACCCAATACCGCCGCGCCCAATACTGACGCCCCGCTGTCAGCCGCCGCAGCGGCCCAGCAGGCCCGTGATCTGGCCGAGCAGGCCCGCACGACCCTGCCCAAGAGCGACTGGAACATCGACCGGGTGCCCTGGAAGCAGGCCGCCGCCTACGCCGACCAGGCGGTGAATGCCGAACCGAACAACCCCGATTACCTGCTGCTGCGTGCCAACATCTACACCGACGTGGGCTTCTGGAAGCAGGCCGAGCGCTCCTGGGACGCTTATCTGGCGCTCAAGCCCGACGACAACGCCGCCCGCAGCAAGGCCGCCAACGTGCAGTACAACATCGGCTACGCGGCCTACAGCCGGGGCGATCTGGTCAGCGCGCCGCTCTTCTTTCAGAAATGCAGCCAGTTGCAGCCCGACAACGTGGCCTGTTTGATCTGGAACGCCCGGGTGGCGCTGGAAGGCGGCTCGTACGCCGACGCCCAGCGCCTCTACGAGCAGGCGGCCCAGCTGTCGCCCAACGACAAGACGGTGACGTATTTCCTGCAGGTCGCCCGCAACGCCGGCAAGTACGGCCCGGCGGCCACCACCGCCTTCAGCCGCGCCTACGAAGCGATCGACAAGGGCGACAAGGCCGGCGCCCTGACGCTTTACCAGCAGGCCACCGCTGCCGCGCCCAACTTCCTCGACGCCTGGCGCGAGCAGGGCCGCCTGGCGCTCGAACTCGGCAACCTGCTGGCGGCCACCGCCGCCTACACGGCGGCCACCGCTTTGCCGGGCGCCAGCGCCGCCGACCGCTACAACCTGGGGCTGGTGCAGGAAGCCCAGGGGGTCGGGCTGGCGGCGGTTCAGGCGTTTCGGGCGGCCTACAGCCAGTACGCGGCCGGCGACAAGGCGGCGGCCGAGGCAGGCTTTATCAAGGCCACCCAGCTCAGCCCCAAGTACGCCAAGGCCTGGGCCTGGGTGGGCCGCACCGCTTACGAGCGCAAAGACTATCCGGCGGCGGCCTCTGCTTACGGGCAGGCGGTGGCCCTCGATCCGAACGACAAGGCCAGCGCGTATTACCTGAAGCTGGCGCAGCAGGGCAAGTAA
- a CDS encoding DMT family transporter encodes MPRHTLGILLLIIVTCIWGSTFAIVKTLGETLAPQVLIAWRFLIGTLATLPLLLLWRPGPATQPAEQRPRSLWKDGLLVGVWLVVGYGTQTVALHTTSANRAAFITALSVVLVPLWQALVSRKPLGTALWGAVALAVSGLALLSWEGGALVIGDLWALACALSYAGFILTLERTAKHHAALPFTLIQLACVTGLAWLWALLSGASLWPPAAQWPGLLYLGVAATTVTTLLQTLGQRWVSAAEASLIYALEPVTASLFSFVLIGERVGLRGLFGGSLVVIATVLSQWGSSVEEVEAANPPHAPHGQTIPEAERQPADS; translated from the coding sequence ATGCCGCGCCATACCCTCGGAATCCTGCTGCTGATCATCGTGACCTGTATCTGGGGCAGCACCTTCGCCATCGTCAAGACGCTGGGAGAAACGCTGGCGCCGCAAGTCCTGATCGCCTGGCGCTTTCTGATCGGCACGCTGGCGACCCTGCCGCTGCTGCTGTTGTGGAGGCCCGGCCCGGCGACCCAGCCCGCCGAGCAGCGGCCGCGCTCGCTGTGGAAAGACGGCCTGCTGGTGGGAGTGTGGCTGGTCGTCGGTTACGGCACCCAGACGGTGGCCCTGCACACCACCTCGGCCAACCGCGCCGCCTTCATCACCGCCCTGAGCGTGGTGCTGGTGCCGTTGTGGCAGGCGCTGGTGAGCCGCAAACCGCTGGGCACGGCCCTGTGGGGCGCGGTAGCGCTGGCGGTGTCCGGCCTGGCACTGCTGTCCTGGGAAGGCGGCGCGCTGGTCATCGGTGACTTGTGGGCGCTGGCCTGCGCCCTGAGCTACGCCGGTTTCATCCTGACGCTGGAGCGCACCGCCAAACACCACGCCGCGCTGCCCTTCACCCTGATTCAGCTGGCCTGCGTCACCGGCCTGGCCTGGCTGTGGGCGCTCCTTTCCGGCGCGTCCCTGTGGCCCCCGGCGGCCCAGTGGCCGGGCCTCTTATACCTGGGCGTGGCCGCCACCACCGTGACCACCCTGCTGCAAACCCTGGGCCAGCGCTGGGTGAGCGCCGCCGAGGCCAGCCTGATCTACGCCCTGGAGCCGGTCACCGCCAGCCTTTTCAGCTTCGTGCTGATCGGCGAGCGGGTGGGGCTGCGCGGCCTGTTCGGCGGCTCGCTGGTGGTCATCGCCACAGTGCTCAGCCAGTGGGGCAGCAGCGTGGAAGAAGTCGAGGCGGCTAATCCTCCCCACGCACCGCACGGGCAAACCATTCCGGAAGCGGAGCGCCAGCCGGCCGATTCCTGA